The nucleotide sequence ATTACAGCGCTGCAATTATAGGAGCGGCATTGAATGCAGAAGAAATACAGATATGGACTGATGTGGATGGCATGATGACAACTGACCCGAAGATTGTGAAAGAAGCAAAAACCATTGAAAATATAAGCTTCAATGAGGCTGCTGAGCTTGCTTATTTCGGGGCAAAGGTCCTGCATCCAAAAACAATACTGCCTGCAATGAGAAAAAACATTCCGGTAAGGGTGCTGAACACTTATGAGCCTTCAAATGAGGGAACTTTGATTGTCAATGAGCCGTCAAGATCTGAAAAAATAGCAAAGGCGATTGCTATAAAAAAGAACATAACTGTCATAACAATAAATTCAACAAGGATGATTGATGCTTACGGATTTCTTGCAAAGATATTTGACATCTTCAGAAAGTACCACGTTGTTGTTGACATGGTCTCAACAAGCGAGGTAAGCGTTTCAGTAACAGTTGACAAAAAAGACAATCTGGATAAGGCGATAGGGGAGTTAAACAGGTTTGCAACTGTAAATGTTGAAGAAAATAAGGCGATTGTCTGCGTTGTAGGCGAAGGAATGCACCATATTCCAAATGTTGTCGGGCCGCTGTTCAGCGTTTTAGGAAGAAATAACATAAATATCGAGATGATCTCCCAGGGAGCATCTGAAATTAACACCGGCTTTGTTGTGAAGGCTGAAGACGCAGAGAATGCTGTCAGAGTATTGCATGAGGAGTATTTTGGGTAAAAGAAAGATTTAAATATATGTG is from Candidatus Woesearchaeota archaeon and encodes:
- the lysC gene encoding lysine-sensitive aspartokinase 3; translated protein: MKFGGTSVGSAERIKAVQDIVKSRLDRDPIVVVSAVGGITDKLINAANLAFQSGDYSAVLNEIREKHHAIIKELGLDNSLVQDKLDEFERLIERIAKYKEVTTETMDLVQSFGERMSARIVAAHMTKQGMEAEAHDAYDVGLITNDKFGGAEPLPESEEQMRMHLSDKKAIPIITGFIGKTSSGAVTTLGRGGSDYSAAIIGAALNAEEIQIWTDVDGMMTTDPKIVKEAKTIENISFNEAAELAYFGAKVLHPKTILPAMRKNIPVRVLNTYEPSNEGTLIVNEPSRSEKIAKAIAIKKNITVITINSTRMIDAYGFLAKIFDIFRKYHVVVDMVSTSEVSVSVTVDKKDNLDKAIGELNRFATVNVEENKAIVCVVGEGMHHIPNVVGPLFSVLGRNNINIEMISQGASEINTGFVVKAEDAENAVRVLHEEYFG